A genome region from Ptiloglossa arizonensis isolate GNS036 chromosome 4, iyPtiAriz1_principal, whole genome shotgun sequence includes the following:
- the LOC143145448 gene encoding uncharacterized protein LOC143145448 isoform X2: MEPRERYQELCRLCASYDAVKMDIFGQEGKNRQLVDKIQACLPFKIAEDDRLPKCLCYRCMYNLENFYDFRTACVNAVALLERCLPPSDLLLKRKENMPMLIPEAPVVNPNAALGTPPRLNSDGEADHETEEIVDNSGTDDATIVDDSEDRRSEEYEMDMETNPSDFLEMTSIVTEEPAESELRHQELSNSLPEHTSQQHEVYVCSLCNKAFSSKGHLSLHARIHVGAGDVIGEKVLTDDHTSYKRPYQCDLCHKSYSTAKHRWGHVSTTHRGHPAVTCGYCSRIYSTRTNLEEHIKSRHAGLPAPTEVAVNNSYRSENRCQCNACGKICMDAMELNLHGRICIEEQRLDHLRKSESRDKIVDSSEASSIGSDDDNKDYRSAEAKLAKNPQLTILKQALTKGDSLKRDFDDKFTTNCKPKKLPKTENTNMRNDKKWYCESCPQLFTSVENLKEHEATHDADKPFVCILCKKDFVLKSSLSRHIQTLHGVDPCPIIESEKCLKKFVSRNWNESMDLDYEGKTSEFPLSPETNAENEEEDHESGQENLIEIETVFVCEICTRDFNDRASLWLHIRATHKEFAAFACGVCLKICADNTQLLNHVNMYHGGSKLLLSEQRRYSCTICGRQHDSRKKLIAHVSIHNVDPNYDPATFVQLNSNYYGENINGNEPVEQMLDYEEDGDKVDCYICYKSFPNEDHLIRHQRNAHRSEQLMSTGDSLNSSNLNGGGNRAQYHLFFVCELCGSSHPSKWERWLHVSSSHNNELAIKCDREDCAKIFATKSLRNDHIQHHAIQGSSPNTCEICGKLWGSRVDYWKHVMGVHSDTVPLICGVCLKVFPNVLQLSTHVKSKHWPLTNGDFSCDICGRPYSNKSKMSRHRKIHGFEEACNNGMENNEHKIDGRIRETELRCELCADLKFTSLEKLCNHRRIVHGLFPCDLCNKCYGRTSHLWKHVNRVHKGHEDVTCPYCLKTSASKDHLAAHISKIHRYEPDSRKDGKDNRQFKTEEVSLHYCEKCNKGFHKRYLLRRHMKGCQNYRKDPGALLTRCRACERIFKDRASLQKHIENHHSTYTCHLCNETITSKLGIMTHNRVKHMDHPDLTCNFGACRKLFRTKEDLEAHRKDHRYHTNPNVCDFCGDTVENKLKLKMHVLSLHRNEIGVSCGVCLIPMKDPKELKSHVEQVHSSVLSRPNTCQVCGKQYASKWKAFDHTKKCHGKVFRTCKQCLAVFTEDSTIRDHYETIHNVPKDQLAAFEYRLDIGSKNEDFEMESPDIIVKEEPDDLEYDVDLCDEDSSDSKRRRSLTDTFDCEMCPEMFVNSDALSKHYRNMHNTDPERMFKRLKQEEQRRMRGKMNFVCKNCKRQFCTKTLYWSHVATCRRNILRKEVELLPLRNDILDNREEISKNNNQVKKEEPTSNLNIPDFNLFEDINLQLSGQRPLPNLMPLSQRVKSSIKCSRKDSRKVYDESTNTECACEVCGKQWPAKKHLWQHLIRFHRAEAAVTCGVCLKLCKDYDDLAEHLKAMHEAILSCEGNNFTCKTCGRYHNARSKLLLHTSIHIGHASNGTSCPKCQKNITDEIDHSNTCSGKTEEEEEEEEEEEEEEEEEEQQQHLKNEQKLEGSLIADNEIIEVEEGDFESEAEEADTEESESGSSTEVEEENDSEGESRATGEITYNSESEDSEELDNLEIGEKSIQCFTLEHLQETKSTEAEKNDVDLSDDDGPPVLSPIMPLLPENISQEQSIGRKLDTIVTLTEKRIELCNLSEIRNQSVSKSMNYYGKDISTNESLDFKSETFVNRSDDDFEDTKPEFDENSMEENKDNEEIEENEDNETNEEVEENNDIEENEENEENEENEENEENEENEEDEEDEENEDNEDNEDNEDNEDNEDNEDNEDNEDNEDNEANEDNEIEDNEETEENEDSEESEESEENDDKEESMQLDDLEGAVLMVAEGNQILIQQNMLEVENENTNQEYVYSTFTYSSEEDSDDVRK; the protein is encoded by the exons ATGGAGCCCAGGGAACGCTACCAGGAGCTCTGCAGACTTTGCGCATCCTACGACGCCGTCAAGATGGACATCTTCGGTCAAGAGGGCAAGAATAGACAGCTCGTTGACAAGATACAAGCTTGTCTACCGTTTAAG aTTGCAGAAGATGATCGTTTACCAAAATGCCTCTGTTACCGGTGCATgtacaatttggaaaatttctatgATTTTAGAACAGCATGTGTCAATGCAGTGGCCCTCTTGGAAAGATGTTTACCACCTTCAGATTTG CTGTTGAAGAGAAAGGAAAACATGCCCATGTTGATTCCAGAGGCTCCTGTTGTGAATCCAAATGCTGCCTTAGGCACACCACCTAGATTAAATTCTGATGGGGAAGCAGATCATGAgaccgaagaaattgttgataataGTGGCACGGATGATG CAACGATAGTGGACGACTCTGAGGATCGTCGTTCAGAAGAGTATGAAATGGATATGGAAACAAATCCAAGTGATTTTTTAGAGATGACTTCAATAGTTACAGAAGAACCTGCTGAATCAGAATTAAGACACCAAGAACTTTCCAACAGCTTACCAGAG CATACATCTCAACAACATGAAGTTTATGTTTGTTCTTTGTGTAACAAAGCATTCAGTTCAAAGGGCCATTTATCGTTACATGCACGAATCCACGTTGGAGCCGGTGATGTAATTGGTGAAAAAGTTCTTACAGATGATCATACTTCCTACAAGAGACCTTATCAGTGTGATCTTTGTCATAAATCGTATTCGACCGCAAAGCATCGTTGGGGCCATGTTTCAACAACTCATAg AGGCCATCCAGCAGTGACATGCGGTTATTGTTCCCGAATCTACTCAACCCGAACAAATTTGGAAGAACATATAAAATCTCGTCATGCTGGTCTTCCAGCGCCCACGGAGGTTGCAGTGAATAATTCCTATCGTTCAGAAAACAGATGTCAATGCAATGCTTGTGGAAAAATTTGCATGGATGCTATGGAATTGAACCTTCATGGTAGGATCTGTATCGAAGAACAGAGATTAGATCATTTAAGGAAAAGTGAGAGTAGAGATAAAATTGTGGATAGTTCGGAAGCATCAAGTATTGGCAGCGACGATGATAATAAAGATTATAG gAGTGCAGAGGCAAAGCTAGCTAAAAATCCTCAATTGACAATTCTGAAACAAGCATTAACAAAAGGAGATAGCCTTAAACGAGATTTTGATGACAAATTTACAACAAATTGCAAACCAAAAAAGTTGCCAAAAACAG AAAATACGAATATGAGAAACGACAAAAAATGGTACTGTGAATCTTGTCCCCAACTTTTTACCTCagttgaaaatttgaaagaacaTGAAGCAACTCATGATGCTGATAAGCCATTCGTCTGTATTCTCTGTAAAAAAGATTTTGTTCTGAAGTCTTCCTTAAGCCGACATATTCAAACATTGCATGGTGTTGATCCATGTCCTATCATAGAAAGTGAAAAGTGTTTAAAGAAGTTTGTTTCACGAAATTGGAATGAATCTATGGATCTTGATTATGAGGGCAAAACTTCTGAATTTCCGTTATCACCAgag acAAATGCTGAAAATGAAGAAGAAGATCATGAGAGTGGACAGGAAAACCTTATTGAAATTGAAACTGTGTTTGTCTGTGAAATCTGTACACGTGACTTTAATGATCGTGCATCTCTTTGGCTTCACATTCGAGCTACTCATAAAGAATTTGCAGCATTTGCATGTGGCGTTTGTTTGAAAATCTGTGCAGACAACACGCAACTTTTAAATCATGTTAACATGTACCATGGAGGTtcaaaattattactttctgaACAAAGAAG GTACAGTTGCACGATTTGTGGCAGACAGCATGATTCTAGGAAGAAGTTGATCGCACATGTGTCTATACATAATGTAGATCCAAATTATGACCCTGCAACTTTCGTTCAGTTGAATAGTAATTATTATGGAGAAAATATAAATGGCAACGAACCTGTTGAACAAATGCTTGATTATGAAGAAGATGGAGACAAAGTAGACTGTTATATTTGTTATAAATCATTTCCCAACGAAGATCATTTAATACGGCATCAACGAAATGCACATAGG TCAGAACAACTAATGTCAACAGGAGACTCTTTAAATTCATCCAATTTAAATGGTGGTGGAAATAGAGCTCAGTACCACCTTTTTTTTGTTTGTGAACTTTGTGGTAGTTCACACCCTAGTAAATGGGAACGTTGGTTACATGTTAGCTCTTCTCATAACAACGAACTAGCCATAAAATGTGATCGTGAAGATTGTGCAAAAATCTTTGCTACAAAATCTCTCAGAAATGATCACATTCAGCACCATGCAATTCAAGGCTCATCCCCAAATACTTGTGAAATTTGTGGTAAACTTTGGGGTAGTAGAGTGGATTACTGGAAACACGTTATGGGCGTTCATTCTGATACTGTCCCGTTAATTTGTGGTGTTTGTCTAAAAGTGTTTCCAAATGTGTTACAATTAAGTACTCATGTCAAATCGAAACATTGGCCGTTAACGAATGGCGATTTTAGTTGTGATATATGTGGAAGGCCATACTCAAATAAATCCAAAATGTCTAGACACAGAAAAATTCATGGTTTTGAAGAAGCGTGCAATAACGGAATGGAAAATAATGAACATAAAATAGATGGACGAATCAGGGAGACAGAATTAAGGTGTGAACTCTGTGCAGACTTAAAATTCACTAGTTTAGAAAAATTGTGTAATCATAGACGAATTGTTCATGGACTTTTTCCTTGTGATCTCTGTAATAAATGTTATGGAAGAACTTCGCATTTATGGAAACATGTAAATAGGGTTCACAAAGGTCATGAGGATGTTACTTGTCCTTATTGCTTAAAAACTAGTGCTTCAAAAGATCACTTGGCTGCTCACATTTCAAAAATTCATAGATATGAACCTGATTCTAGAAAAGACGGAAAAGATAATAGACAATTTAAAACTGAGGAAGTTAGTTTACATTATTGTGAGAAATGCAATAAAGGATTTCACAAGCGATACCTTTTGCGTAGACATATGAAGGGATGTCAGAACTATAGGAAAGATCCGGGAGCATTGCTAACAAGATGCAGAGCTTGTGAAAGAATATTTAAAGATCGTGCTAGTTTACAAAAACATATTGAGAATCATCATAGTACATACACGTGTCATCTATGCAATGAGACAATCACCTCAAAATTGGGCATTATGACGCATAATAGAGTGAAACATATGGATCACCCAGATTTAACTTGCAATTTTGGAGCTTGTAGAAAGTTATTCAGAACAAAGGAAGATTTAGAAGCACATAGGAAAGACCATAG ATATCATACAAATCCTAATGTCTGCGATTTCTGTGGCGATACTGTCGAGAATAAACTGAAACTAAAAATGCACGTATTGTCCCTTCATCGTAATGAAATTGGTGTTTCTTGTGGAGTGTGTTTAATCCCAATGAAGGATCCGAAAGAGCTTAAAAGTCATGTAGAACAAGTTCATTCCAGTGTTCTTTCAAGACCTAACACTTGTCAAGTCTGTGGAAAACAATATGCTTCAAAATGGAAAGCTTTTGATCATACTAAAAAGTGTCATGGAAAAGTATTCCGGACTTGCAAACAATGTTTAGCTGTTTTCACTGAAGACTCAACTATTAGAGATCATTACGAAACGATACATAATGTTCCAAAAGATCAACTTGCTGCATTTGAATATAGATTGGATATTGGATCGAAAAATGAAGATTTTGAAATGGAG TCTCCTGACATCATTGTTAAAGAAGAACCAGATGATTTGGAGTATGATGTAGATCTTTGTGATGAGGATTCTAGTGATTCAAAAAGAAGAAGATCTTTAACAGACACTTTTGATTGTGAAATGTGTCCGGAAATGTTTGTGAATAGTGATGCCCTTTCGAAACATTATCGTAATATGCATAATACGGATCCAGAAAGAATGTTTAAGAGATTAAAACAGGAAGAGCAGAGAAGAATGcgtggaaaaatgaattttgtttGTAAGAATTGTAAGAGACAGTTCTGTACAAAGACACTATATTGGAGCCATGTGGCGACTTGTAGAAGAAACATTTTGCGAAAAGAA GTAGAACTCCTGCCCttgcgaaatgatattttagatAATCgggaagaaatttcgaaaaacaATAACCAAGTTAAAAAGGAAGAACCTACATCAAATTTGAATATTCCTGATTTCAATCTTTTTGAAGATATAAATCTTCAACTATCAGGTCAGAGACCTCTTCCAAATCTTATGCCACTCTCTCAGag GGTGAAATCCTCAATAAAGTGTTCAAGAAAGGATTCTAGAAAAGTTTATGATGAATCAACAAATACAGAATGTGCCTGCGAAGTATGTGGAAAACAGTGGCCAGCAAAGAAACATTTGTGGCAACACCTAATTCGATTTCATCGAGCGGAAGCTGCAGTTACTTGTGGAGTATGCCTGAAACTTTGTAAAGATTATGATGATCTGGCAGAGCATTTGAAAGCTATGCATGAAGCAATTTTATCGTGCGAGGGAAACAATTTTACGTGTAAAACGTGTGGCAG GTATCACAATGCACGCAGTAAGTTACTACTACACACGAGTATTCATATTGGACACGCAAGTAATGGAACCTCATGTCCAAAATGCCAAAAAAATATCACTGACGAAATTGATCATTCTAATACCTGTTCTGGGAagacagaagaagaagaagaggaagaggaagaagaagaagaggaagaggaagaagaagaacaacaaCAACATTTGAAGAATGAACAAAAGCTGGAA ggAAGCCTAATAGCGGATAATGAGATAATTGAAGTGGAGGAAGGGGACTTTGAATCTGAAGCCGAGGAAGCAGACACAGAAGAATCGGAAAGTGGTAGTAGCACCGAAGTTGAAGAAGAAAATGATTCCGAAGGTGAATCCAGAGCTACCGGGGAAATTACTTATAATTCAGAAAGTGAAGATTCCGAAGAATTAGATAATTTGGAAATAGGGGAAAAGAGTATACAATGTTTCACTTTGGAACACCTTCAGGAAACCAAAAGCACAG aagCAGAGAAAAATGACGTAGATCTATCGGATGACGATGGACCTCCAGTTCTCAGTCCCATAATGCCCTTACTTCCAGAAAACATATCCCAGGAACAATCGATAGGCCGCAAACTCGATACAATAGTAACTTTAACTGAAAAAAGGATAGAATTATGCAATTTATCAGAAATTCGAAATCAGTCTGTTTCGAAATCAATGAATTATTATGGAAAAGATATATCTACCAATGAATCTTTAGATTTTAAGTCTGAAACGTTTGTAAATCGAAGTGATGatgactttgaagacacgaaacctGAATTTGACGAAAATTCTATGGAAGAAAATAAGGATAAtgaagaaattgaagaaaatgaagATAACGAGACAAATGAAGAAGTTGAAGAGAATAATGACAtagaagaaaatgaagaaaatgaagaaaatgaagaaaatgaagaaaatgaagaaaatgaagaaaatgaagaagatgaagaagatgaagaaaatGAAGATAACGAAGATAACGAAGATAACGAAGATAACGAAGATAATGAAGATAACGAAGATAATGAAGATAATGAAGATAATGAAGATAATGAAGCTAATGAAGATAATGAGATAGAGGACAATGAGGAGACTGAAGAAAATGAAGATAGCGAGGAAAGTGAAGAAAGCGAAGAAAATGACGATAAGGAAGAAAGCATGCAGTTAGATGATCTGGAGGGTGCGGTTTTGATGGTGGCAGAAGGAAATCAAATACTGATTCAACAGAATATGTTAGAAgtcgaaaatgaaaatacaaatcaAGAATACGTTTATTCTACGTTTACGTACAGTTCAGAGGAAGACAGTGATGATGTAAGGAAATGA